From a region of the Gossypium raimondii isolate GPD5lz chromosome 10, ASM2569854v1, whole genome shotgun sequence genome:
- the LOC105776446 gene encoding isocitrate dehydrogenase [NADP], with amino-acid sequence MLKQALRVRLGASSSSPASSTMLSSSSSILALRSNNPTSLLPSRFFSNGVLNNQLVFSPRFPRAISLRCFASSSGFDKVQVLNPIVEMDGDEMTRIIWSLIKDKLIFPYLNLDVKYFDLGILNRDATDDKVTVESAEAALKYNIAIKCATITPDETRVKEFGLKSMWRSPNGTIRNILNGTVFREPILCRNIPRIVPGWKKPICIGRHAFGDQYRATDTVITGPGKLKMVFVPEGGDKPVELDVYNFKGPGVALAMYNVDESIHAFAQSSMSLAFSKKWPLYLSTKNTILKKYDGRFKDIFQEVYEQNWKDKFEENSIWYEHRLIDDMVAYAVKSEGGYVWACKNYDGDVQSDLLAQGFGSLGLMTSVLLSSDGKTLEAEAAHGTVTRHFRLHQKGQETSTNSIASIFAWTRGLEHRAKLDKNERLLDFVQKLEAACIETVEAGKMTKDLAILTHGPKVTREFYLNTEEFIDAVAVNLDLKLQEPALCK; translated from the exons ATGCTAAAGCAGGCTCTCCGTGTCCGACTCGGTGCTAGCTCCTCTTCACCTGCCTCCTCGACCATGTTGTCATCTTCTTCTTCGATTCTCGCCCTCAGAAGCAACAACCCTACCTCTCTTCTTCCTTCTAGATTCTTCAGCAATGGAGTTCTCAACAACCAACTCGTTTTCTCGCCTCGCTTCCCACGCGCCATTTCCCTTCGGTGTTTCGCTTCTTCCAGTGGATTCGATAAAGTTCAAGTTCTAAATCCGATCGTCGAAATGGACG gTGATGAAATGACAAGGATTATTTGGAGTTTGATAAAAGACAAA CTTATATTCCCTTATTTGAATTTGGACGTGAAATACTTTGATTTAGGGATATTGAATCGTGATGCGACTGATGACAAAGTTACAGTTGAAAGTGCTGAAGCAGCTCTAAA GTATAATATTGCCATCAAATGTGCCACAATCACTCCTG ATGAGACAAGAGTAAAAGAATTTGGGCTGAAATCTATGTGGAGAAGTCCTAATGGAACAATTAGAAACATCTTAAACG GTACCGTCTTTCGTGAACCTATCCTATGCAGGAATATACCAAGAATTGTTCCTG GTTGGAAGAAACCCATATGTATTGGCAGACATGCCTTTGGTGATCAGTATCGTGCCACTGATACAGTGATTACTGGACCAGGAAAGCTCAAGATGGTTTTTG TCCCAGAAGGTGGAGACAAGCCAGTGGAGCTTGATGTCTATAACTTTAAAGGACCTGGTGTAGCACTTGCTATGTATAATGTGGATGAG TCAATTCATGCTTTTGCTCAGTCCTCTATGTCATTGGCTTTTTCAAAGAAGTGGCCTCTTTACCTGAGCACAAAAAACACTATTCTGAAGAAGTATGATGGCAG GTTTAAGGACATATTCCAGGAGGTGTATGAACAAAACTGGAAGGACAAGTTTGAAGAAAATTCTATATG GTATGAACATCGACTGATTGATGACATGGTGGCGTATGCCGTAAAAAGTGAAGGGGGATATGTTTGGGCATGTAAAAATTATGATGGAGATGTCCAAAGTGATCTACTTGCTCAAG GATTTGGTTCTTTGGGCCTTATGACTTCTGTGTTG CTGTCATCTGATGGGAAGACACTAGAAGCTGAGGCAGCTCATGGGACTGTAACACGCCATTTCAGGCTACATCAAAAGGGACAAGAAACCAGTACAAACAGCATTGCTTCCATATTTGCATGGACAAGAGGGCTGGAGCACAg AGCTAAActagataaaaatgaaaggTTGCTGGACTTTGTTCAGAAGTTAGAGGCTGCTTGCATCGAGACAGTTGAGGCAGGAAAAATGACGAAGGATCTTGCCATTTTAACCCATGGACCCAA